The genomic window CTGCGTCCCTACATCCTGAGGCAGATGTTCCGCGGCGTTCCAGGCTCCGGCAAGCGTATCCCGAGCGGCTTCGCTGATGTCGCCGGGAAGTCCTTGCGGCATATTCTCTCCGACCTGTGCGCGATAGACAGCGGTGCCGATACTGCCCATGACCGCGACCCCGAGCGCCATGCCGAGCTCGGCGCTCGTTTCCGACATGGCTGAAGCGGAGCCCGTCTTTTCCGGCGGCGCTGAGCTGACGACAAGGTCTGTTACGAGCACGCCTTGAGGACCAAAGCCGAAGGAGGCGATCACGAATCCAGTCACAAGCAGGGCCAAGCTTCCCGCGGCTTCCACCTGTGTGAGCATCAGCAGTCCAATTGCTGCAATAAGAAGCCCGCCCGCGATGACATAGGCGGGACGGATGTGGCGCGTCAGGGCAGGCGCCAGCATGGAGCCCGCGATCATCCCGAGCGCCTGCGGGATTAGCCACAGCCCTGCGCGCAGCGGGGACAGGCCTTCCACCATTTGCAAATATTGAGTCACGAAGAGGAACACGCCGCCCATGCTGATCCCGCCCAACAGCATGATGCCCAGCGATGCGCCGAAAGCCGAGTTGCGGAACAGGCTGACATCCACCAAGGGATCGGTCAATTTGCGTTGTCTGCGGACGAACAGCAAGCCGAACAGCAGCCCGGTGACAATGGTCGCAACGGGCAGGATTTGCCAGCCGTACTTGGCCAGTTCCTTGATCCCGTATATGATCGGCAGCATAGTGATCAAGGAGAGCACAACGCTGACCAGATCGATGCGTCCGGCCTGCGTGTCGCGATATTCGGGCAGCAGAAATGGCGCCAATACAAGCAATAGAACCATGACGGGAACACCGAGCAAAAATACCGAGCCCCACCAGAAAAATTCAAGCATGATGCCGCCGACAAGCGGCCCGATGATTGTGCCGACCATAAAACAGCTCATCCAGACCCCAATAGCGACTGAACGCTGATTTGGATTGCGAAACATATTGCTGATCAGGGACAGCGTCGAAGGCATTAGCGTTGCGCCCGCAATGCCGAGGAGGGCACGGGTTACAATGAGCATCTCGGCACTGACCGAGAATGCAGCCAGAATAGAGGCGATGCCGAAGCAGGACGCCCCAATCATGAGGAGCTTTCGGCGGCCAATGCGGTCGCCCAGTGTCCCCATCGTTACGAGGAAGCCTGCAATCATAAAGCCGTATATATCCATAATCCAGAGCATTTGGCTGCTGCCGGGATTCAGATCCGCGCCCAAGTGAGGCAGCGCAATATACAGCACGCTGATATCCAGCGCAAGCAGCAGAGTCGGCAGCGCCAGAACCGCCAATCCGATCCATTGTTTGCTGCCGGCTTGCGGCGGGGCTGCGGGGGTGCCAGGACTGTCGTAGTGTTCATGTGTAGACTGGCTCAATATGATCATCCTTTCTCTCCACGAATGAATCTCTTTCTGTTGACAAGCGTTTGTGCCTTTCGCTCGCAATTTTCCTTATCAGAAAGCTTGCAGGTGCGAAGGGCAGTTTCACTTTACCATGAACGTTCCTATCCGATTTCTTATCGATTGCGATCTAAAGTGAGAACATCCGGATCAAACAGCCCCACCCTTAAACCACCCGTGCTTGATCGCATGCAGCACTGCCTGAGTGCGGTCCTGCACGCCCAGCTTGCCGAAGATGCGGGTAATATGTGTTTTTACAGTTTTCTCGGAGATGATCAAGCGACCAGCGATCTCTTTATTGCTGAGGCCCGTGGTCATCAGCTCGAGTACCTCACGTTCCTTGGGCGTCAGCAAGGACATATCCGATTCCGTGCCGCGGTTCGCCACGAGCTGAACGAGCCGATCCGTCACTTCTGGATGAAGCATGCGATTGCCGTCCACAGCGCCCAGAATCGTATCTGCGAGAATTTCTGGTTTTACGTCCTTCAATTGGTACCCTGCAGCGCCCGCCTGCAGCGCAGGCAGTACGCTATTGCGATCCGAGAAGCTGGTCAGAATAATCACCTTTATCTCAGGGTAGCGCGATGCGATTTTTCGGGTAGCCTCAATTCCGTCCATCTCCGGCATGTTCAGGTCCATTAAGATGACATCTGGCTGCAGGGCGTCTATCTTTTCCAACGCTTCCTTTCCGTTCAATGCTTGGCCGACGATTTCGATGTCAGGCTGTGTTTGCAGGAAATAGCGCAAGCCGTGCAGGACGACCAAGTGATCGTCAACCAGCAACACTTTAATAGCCATATCTGTTCCAGTCACGCTCCGTTCGGTCATTCAAATTGAGAGCATACAAGTTGCGGAACGAAGGTCGGCTTGCTCTCGCCTGAATTTTACCATATCGGTGCGGATAATGGGGCGACTTTTGCTGAGGGCTATGGGTGCTGCTATCTGCATGAAGTGCAGTTAGTGTGATGCATGTAATCCACCTCTACGTCCTCGCTCCCTGCACGCGTGGATGGAGTCACACCATGGCTGGATCATAGTTTCCAGCGGATTCGCAGGGTCGGCGATTCGAGCGGAATAATCAGAAGGCGGCAGCGGCTTGCTTCACCCGGTTAGTCCTTCGTCGATGAGTGCCGCCCTCCGATCAGGGAATTGATGATGACCTTCTATCACGACCGTCGTCAAATCCTGAATCCCGAAAAACGCTAGTTGATTCCGCACGAAGCGCACTGCCATTTCGCTAGGATCGTCTTGGTACACGCCGCCACGCGCGTTCAGCAGAGCGACCTTCATATGAGGCAGCAGTCCGGTCGGCCCGTCACTGGAATAGGAGAATGTCATTTCTTCATGATCCCTTCACTCCTCATCTTGTCTGATCTGTTCTAATTGTAAAGGGATGCGGCTGCAGATACGTCCGACAGCAACTGCAATTTGGCATACAAAAAAAGCCTTATCCGAAGATAAGACTATGGTCGTAGTTTCCATGAATATGCGCCAAAGCGAGAAGCCAAGATGAGGATTGCTAACCCCGCTCCTCTGCTTGAAGCGGTAGACGAGCCGTTATCACGGTTCCCAGCCCCTCCTCGCTAAGGATGTGCAGGCTGCCGCCCAGCTCCTCTGTCCTTTCCCGCATGGAAGCCAAGCCAAGGGACCTTGCTTCCTGCTCAGCTTGTTCGAGCGTAAAGCCGCGTCCTTGATCACTCACCTTCATCGTGACCCATCGCTTGTCATGGGTGAGGCTGATCCGGGTGCGATAGGTAGCGGCGTGCTTGCGGACATTGTTCATAGCCTCTTGAGCGATGCGAATCAAGGCAAGCTCGAGTTCATGCCGATAGCGAGGCTCTTGGTCCGACTGGATGAACAGGCGAAGACCAATCGTCTGCGCGTATTCCTTAAGCGTGCGAAGAAAATCAGTTCCTTCGCTGCTCGGACGCAGCTGCCAGATGAGAGAACGCATCTCGCCGAGCGCTTCCTGCGCGATCCGCTCGACCTCCCGGATGGCATTTGCAGTTTCCTCATGTTCTGTCTTCGCATGCTCCCATATGCCGCGAGCCAAGAGCGAAAGGGAGAACAGCTTCTGATTGACCGAATCATGCAGCTCCCTTGCCAGCCGGTTGCGCTCTTCAGCCAGCAGCACCTCTTCCCACTCTTGGTATAACCGGACTTTTTCCAATGCGATCGTAACGTGATCGGCGAGAATCCTCAGAATTTCCAATTCGACCTTTTCGAATGGTCTGGAGCTTCTGCTCAAGTACAAAACACCGGACTCATGGGTATGCAGCGGCAGAGCAACGGCATAAGGCCCAAAGCCATGTTCGGCCAGTCTGATCTGCTGCTCCCTGTCTGCCTGCTCGACCAGGTCTCGCATGACGAACGGAAGCGCAGCTTGTGCCCCCTTGGTTCGACCATTCTCGTAGATGGAGCGCAAGCGAAGCTTTTGCTCCTCACGCAGTGCTACCGCTACCGTAGACCAGCCGAATTGGCGGCCGATGCTGTCGACTGCCGCCTCCAGCAATCGCTGTATATTATTCATCTTCAACAGCGCACGGGTGATGCTGTTCAACTGCGAGTAATAGTTGACAATATATCGCGACATGTCCTCAACTGCTCGCCGCTCCCGCTGTTCGTACAGCTTGACTCGCTCCACTGCGGTACCGATCTGGTAGGCGACCGATTCCAAAAATGCCAGCTCCTGATCCGTGAATTGCTCTTTTCCGGGAGAACCGACATTAAGCAGACCGAGGCGCTCCCCGCGTATGGTAATCGGGACGGTGGCATGATATTCCAGGTTGTTCGTCTCCCCCCAGCATTGCTGAACAGCGTTGTGCAGCCGTTCGCACTCAATCATCGTGACAGCCTGCTCTAACTCCTCTGCCCAATACAAGCGCAAACAGAAGCAGTCATCGCAGCGCATCGGGCGCTTATCCTCCCGGCATAGCGCAGGAGGAAGGTTGGAATCGGCCACAAGCCGGTAGCCTTGCTCGCCCTCCAACAAAAATATCCAACCGCTCTCCAGATTCGTCAATGCCAGCAGCTGGACCAGTGTTGTCTGCAACATCCCCTCCAAGTCATTGCTCTGGTTCAGGGTTTCAGCAATGGTCTTCAGCGTAAGCAATTCTTCGTAATAGCGCTTTTCTGTTGACAGTGGCGCCGCCTCCGTTCCGCAGGAAGTAGTACTCCCATTCTAGCATATGTGAGTGATGTGTTTCGCTACTAGGCTATCAACAGACAAAAGCAGATAAATTATTAGAAAATTTGTGAGATGGAATGTTTACTTCCGATTTTATACCTGATATAATCTCAGTATCTCGTAACCATTAAAGGAGGAAGAAAACAATGTTTAAATCCGGTCTAACTATTTGGTACAACGTATCCAATATGGAGCGCACGCTCAACTTTTACACCAAGAGTCTGGGATTTGCGCTGGACTTCCATGATGAGGAAAGACAAATGGCCATGATCAAGACGAATACGAAGGACTGCTATATCGGTTTTGCGGAAGCGGAAACCGTCGTGCCTGTCATATCTACCACCGTGTTCGAGGTAGAGGATATCGAGCAAGCGGTGGAGCAGCTGCGGGCACAGGGCGTAACATTCACAGGCGAGATTGAGGTTATTCCGGACTTTGTGAAGCTGGCGACATTCAGCGATCCGGACGGTCATTGCTTCGAGTTGTCCCAGACACTTGTCACCTTCGAATGACGAACGACCACATTATTCAGACTACACAGGAACTTTCCGGACGGTGGACGATTCCGATTTTGCTGACTCTGCAGCAGGCAGGGGGGCGATTTACGCCACTAGGCCGCCAACTGGACATCTCTCCGTCCCGACTAAGCAGCAACTTGAAGAAGCTGGAGGAAAAGGGCATTATTCAACACTTGTCTCCGTATGAACGGC from Xylanibacillus composti includes these protein-coding regions:
- a CDS encoding MFS transporter: MIILSQSTHEHYDSPGTPAAPPQAGSKQWIGLAVLALPTLLLALDISVLYIALPHLGADLNPGSSQMLWIMDIYGFMIAGFLVTMGTLGDRIGRRKLLMIGASCFGIASILAAFSVSAEMLIVTRALLGIAGATLMPSTLSLISNMFRNPNQRSVAIGVWMSCFMVGTIIGPLVGGIMLEFFWWGSVFLLGVPVMVLLLVLAPFLLPEYRDTQAGRIDLVSVVLSLITMLPIIYGIKELAKYGWQILPVATIVTGLLFGLLFVRRQRKLTDPLVDVSLFRNSAFGASLGIMLLGGISMGGVFLFVTQYLQMVEGLSPLRAGLWLIPQALGMIAGSMLAPALTRHIRPAYVIAGGLLIAAIGLLMLTQVEAAGSLALLVTGFVIASFGFGPQGVLVTDLVVSSAPPEKTGSASAMSETSAELGMALGVAVMGSIGTAVYRAQVGENMPQGLPGDISEAARDTLAGAWNAAEHLPQDVGTQLLGSAQSAFTDGLNTVAGVGTVCVIVFALLAVFLLKQVRPAGDGQPARDA
- a CDS encoding response regulator, whose product is MAIKVLLVDDHLVVLHGLRYFLQTQPDIEIVGQALNGKEALEKIDALQPDVILMDLNMPEMDGIEATRKIASRYPEIKVIILTSFSDRNSVLPALQAGAAGYQLKDVKPEILADTILGAVDGNRMLHPEVTDRLVQLVANRGTESDMSLLTPKEREVLELMTTGLSNKEIAGRLIISEKTVKTHITRIFGKLGVQDRTQAVLHAIKHGWFKGGAV
- a CDS encoding NAD(P)H-dependent oxidoreductase; amino-acid sequence: MTFSYSSDGPTGLLPHMKVALLNARGGVYQDDPSEMAVRFVRNQLAFFGIQDLTTVVIEGHHQFPDRRAALIDEGLTG
- a CDS encoding sensor histidine kinase, translated to MLTLKTIAETLNQSNDLEGMLQTTLVQLLALTNLESGWIFLLEGEQGYRLVADSNLPPALCREDKRPMRCDDCFCLRLYWAEELEQAVTMIECERLHNAVQQCWGETNNLEYHATVPITIRGERLGLLNVGSPGKEQFTDQELAFLESVAYQIGTAVERVKLYEQRERRAVEDMSRYIVNYYSQLNSITRALLKMNNIQRLLEAAVDSIGRQFGWSTVAVALREEQKLRLRSIYENGRTKGAQAALPFVMRDLVEQADREQQIRLAEHGFGPYAVALPLHTHESGVLYLSRSSRPFEKVELEILRILADHVTIALEKVRLYQEWEEVLLAEERNRLARELHDSVNQKLFSLSLLARGIWEHAKTEHEETANAIREVERIAQEALGEMRSLIWQLRPSSEGTDFLRTLKEYAQTIGLRLFIQSDQEPRYRHELELALIRIAQEAMNNVRKHAATYRTRISLTHDKRWVTMKVSDQGRGFTLEQAEQEARSLGLASMRERTEELGGSLHILSEEGLGTVITARLPLQAEERG
- a CDS encoding VOC family protein — encoded protein: MFKSGLTIWYNVSNMERTLNFYTKSLGFALDFHDEERQMAMIKTNTKDCYIGFAEAETVVPVISTTVFEVEDIEQAVEQLRAQGVTFTGEIEVIPDFVKLATFSDPDGHCFELSQTLVTFE